The Gossypium raimondii isolate GPD5lz chromosome 2, ASM2569854v1, whole genome shotgun sequence genome segment TAAGATTACTGCCACTGAATTCAGAAATAGTGAAGATGAAGACGGAAACCACTGAATTAATAGACTCGACTAAAAGAGCAGAAACCTTTGGGGGAATTGGAAAGGGAGAGGAACAGGAAGAACAAGCATTGAAACAATTTTAACTTCAAGCACTTCCACTGAttatgaacttttttttttgatttgtaTCCACTGATTATGAACTGTATGGTAAAATTGGAACTAAAAAGTCCTTGACTTTAGAGTTAGGCCAATATGTTTGCAAGTCTTCAAGCACCAGCTCTAAGCCTTATAGTCATACAAGTGCTCCTGCTTCTCCGCATGGCATTCATATTGTCATCAACCACCATTATTTTCTATCAGACACTTTGACTATCAGCCTCACTATAACAGTCACCCTCAATAACAGGGTCTCATTATAACAGACAAGTTTGTACCAGAACTGATTTTTTCAGTTTTATTCTTACCCTCTATAACAGCTTTTCATCTATAACAACCATAAAGTATACTCTTTACTAAATTAGTTCTCTATAACAGCCTCATGTctcaaattttagtaaaaaaagtTCTATTCCTaggttaaataaaaaatatatactttagttaagatattatttccataaaatgtttaaattttatataaaaatatattaataatattttattaaatgaaaacaatctttaataaatggaattatatttttcagttCTATTAAATACATGATCTAAATCTCATTaattaatactattaatatattatagtttataatttgaaaatctacaaaaaatttaaatatgatttgaatCTCAAATATTGTTtataacattcaaaattttggcAAACAAATGGAGTTGTTATAAAGAGAGTTGACTGTATTTATAAGCATCAATAGTAAAGTGTTGGAACCTCTCCTAACTGTCATATACAAGGTCCTAAAAATTTTGATCCAGGTGTAAAAGCAATAATTCTGTCAAACTCAAATTTGCTAAGTCAATATCTTAAGTATTGGAaagattaaaacatattaagaaAAGGGCTCATCACAATGATTAGGTGAAATTCTAGTAAAAAAGAAGATACAAGAATGGTCCTTTTGTCTGAGGTTTTACATAAAAGAGTTATTCTACAGAATATCCCCTACATGCACCCCCTCCACCCCCACCccatccaaaaagaaaaaaaaaaaaaggaaacaaaatttAAGACAGCCAAAAGAATTACCATGTTGATGTATGACTAATACCAAGCCCATTGCAGGTAAGAATCATTCCCTTAAATCTGGCAAGATATTCCTGCATCACAATTACAGTTACCCAGACCATTATAATGTGGAATCAACTGATTAACCTAAAGAAAACTATGCTGATAATTCTAGACTATAGGTTAATGTAAATTCTTACCCGCAAAGTATacttatcaatttcatatattccAGTTAAATCATACTCAAAGCGCTTATCAGGATCGATTAACACTGCAAAAGGATATAATGATAAGATGATAATATATCAGCATAACATTTCTTTGTACAGTTGGGTGAGAAAGCATGATTGTGGGATGATTGAGTTGCAGTCAAATATAAAGGAATCATATGGCAAAGAGAGAGAGTTTTTATTCCAGCCAAGCAGAAGCGTTACCGTTGTAAGCTTCGTTTATCTCTTGGAATTTTGCAGTAACAGCACTATCACCCTTGTGCTTATCTGGATGCCACTTCTGTAAcaacataataaaaatgttcTCTAGTCAATTCAATTGTAATAAATAAAGgaagttttaaataaaacaaaaatgtaaAAGCCTATCCATGAAGCAATggcaagaaataaaagatatggTTACGGAAAGGGGGagagaagagagagagagggacCACTGACCAGTGCAAGCTTCCGGTAACTTAACCTGATGTTCTCATCAGTTGCATCATAATCTACTTCCAAAATTTTGTAGTAATCCTTGAACAGAAATCAGAACTACTTATCAGATGCATGCTGACATAACTATAgcataaaatgaaacaaatactcACTACATCCAGGAAAAAAGGGACAATTAGCATATGGCAAACATGCTGGTTAAAATGTCCAAGAACTAACACAGATTGTTGCACAACAACCCCTTGTTTGAATTAACTAGATAAGGCGACACAAATTGGTGATTGTTACTATTAAAGAAATTACCACGCAATACAGCATTAACACtaatctatataaaaaaaaaatacattaacaGTCATCCCCATTCCTATAAACAAAGGGAAAGGAAGAGTGGGAAGGGGGGGAGGGGAGGAAGTGCTactatgaaaatatatgtataaatgaaCTAATAAAACCAGGAGCCACCTGGCAATCCATGTATTCATGTCACGTTTGTACTATTTTCCCATGTCATAACTCGGAATTGTGCTTAAGGtgttatatattcataaaaaattgataCATTAACGATTTGCGGTTAATAGAATGACACATTCATGCATTTATGTGgtgtttgtaatttttttcgtGTTGTGCCATGTTTCATATATTTCTCCCATGTTTTGTGGAAATTGCCAAGTCTAGAAAAGCATTAAAGTATTTCAATTGATGAAAGGAATTTCTACTGCAGCTTTACATCACAGGCAACAATCAATGTGAAGGATAAGAAAAGACATAATCAATGCAAATATTATCATCAGAAGACCCAATGCAATGCATTTATACTAAAATGAATATTCACCGGCAACTTTTAATGGCTACTGCCTCAAGACATTCTCTAAACCAACAaagcaataaagaacacacacaAATGTAGTGTACAAAGTTTACTTTTGAGGTAAATGTAAACATGTTTACCACCACATGCTGTTGCAATACGATAGCACTCTCTATTCAGCAATGAGTCTAGTAAAAGATTGCAGAAAACTATATAGCACCACTTTTTCTAGATTTAAGTCACTGAAAAAACTCAATAGTTTCCCTCAAAAAAGTAATCTATAAACTATGTTACTCGGAATAGAGTGTGAGTGTGTGACGCGGTTATGGTTAGACCTTTCTAAGGTTTTCCATCTATTTGAAGGATCTTAGAGGTTATATCCCACTTCCATGAGTCGGACACGAGTGTTAGACATGGGTACTTCAAGAAGAATGAAGAGTTTGAGCAACATAGCCTATAAATGCATTGCAAAAACAACTTTcgcaaacttaattttttacaCAATGCACTGACCAAATAATTAGGAATTTCAAATCCACGTAATACCATAGAAAGGTAGAATTTGTTACTTGCTATCATTTTACATAAGAAAGTGAATCTCATTCAtgataatcaaacaaaataagaaatggTGTAATGCTTTTCCACACCTTAATttccaagaaaaagaaattgctaACTTAGACTCAATCTAtgaaaaaatgtaaatagacaattcctaaaaaaaaaaaaaaaattggaaatgaTACTCTAATGAATTCGACCAATCCATTAGCATTTTCTGCTTCCCATAAAGTAAACAAACCCATCATAATTTTTCCCCCTtctaatttttcactttttcctttGAGCATTTAACTTTGCTCTCCAACTCCATTAAAGAGTATTTGGATGATTAAAAAGCTACGCCACTAAGTCAAATACATATTCTGGAAGTCAAAAGTTTCATCAAAACTAaaacttggaaaagaaaaagaaaaaacaaagaatacCTTAGAAGTGGAATTATGATTGCCTTCCATCTGCAAATATAATGAGATTGCTAAGCTGAAGcctcataataattttatcagAATTTTCAATGCTAGAAAAAGATAGGGAATTGGGAATATTTTTTTTGGAGAGATTTTTTTAAGGAGAGGTTATTCGGATGCCACAAGTTTGAATATGGAACTGGGACTTATCTCAATGCTTGTAGCCTGAAACAAAAATATTGGGAATCTGGTACGTGCAGTGCACGCGTCGACCAAAGACAGGAACCTCAAATCTAGAGAGGTAGGTGAagaaattttgaggatttttggattatttttgaaaaaccaAATTAAGGAAGAAGGATGAATAGAACTATTTTCTAATGgataaaataatgtttaatttaagaGTAATTtctccttaatttttttacactTCACATGGAATGTGGATCTCTAaagtattgaattttttattttattggaataataattttcaattttaaattttaatttagattattgAAAATAGCTTTTAGAAAATGATTTCAggaaaatgaaatgatttttctataaaaattaatattttttcatgtttagatgattttgtctaaatttttttgaaattattttctaaaagttatttttagtgaaacaaacccattataaatatatttgttacaaaatattatattagaatcgaaatttattttataataaaataatattttaaaataattaatatcttatataaatttaataataaaaatatctaattaaaacttaatttaaattatatatattacatatatgagaATCAATGTAACGCATTAAAGTTGGATGAAATAAATGAAgctaaacataaattaaacaaatactcattttatataattaatattcacatttcatactataaacatttataaattttaatatatatttattattaaaatattaatataaatatttcaataagaatattattaatattttaaaatttttaaaattaaaataaataaataataatataataatataataaattttttaaaagcgtaaatcaatttttaaaaagaggTTTATTTTCCGTTGAATACAAGTCATTTTCTATTTATCAAGTTGTTTTCAATTAACCAAATTATTTTCCATAAAACAAATAcgagaaaatgtaaaaatattttccatacaTCATTTTCTCGTGAAATGATGTaactttaatactaaattttcaaaagaatattgACTATAATAAGgagatatttaaaatattaatttattttttaaaattatattttgttttttattaaaaggatgaaatattcaaaataattatactcaacTTTTATCcgagaatataaaaataatatgaactaTTATGTTAATAagactaaaaattataaaataaataaaatgttttaaaagttagaattacaataatcaaataaaataattatatttagtacatattttttaatcatatatttaaaattatatctaaTTATGTTGTTATAAGAGTTGTGGTCACAATAGTTGAAACAACACGAAAGGAAACTTTGCACATTAATATTGTTAACGCAATTTGAATTTAACCTACGTCTACAAAACTTTACTCAAAAGACTAATTCACTAAGAAACACAATACAGAAAACAATGATTTAAGCccaacccttttttttttttttaagttgcaACTTCACCTTTGCACATttaagggtctgtttgtttaattaaaaatgactttaAAAAAGATTTTTAGAAAAGGACTTACTTTCTtagaaaagttaatattttttggtgtttggatgaatttatgtaaaatattttattttgtttgacatatttcttaaaattatttcataaaagttgttttaatgaaacaaacatacatttgagattttcttatttttcattatttaattgagtttattttatatttataaatttatattttacattgtttttgcatatattaagaatattttgttaaattcagttCATTACAACGTCATTTTTAGTCACATGACTACTAAGTgagtatttcttatttaaaatatgacatcaacaaaattgacaaaaaaatttaataatgtcaacaattgaacttgattttcaaatctaaaaagtagagagactaaattcttgaaaataaaagtatagagactaaattaaaatttgtgaatagtacatagacttatgacataatttaacatttatactacaatacatttattattaaaatattaatattgaatattttcaataatatgtgaagaatattatttaaaattattattatttaaaattattgttaaaataaaattgaaatattaaataatttattaaaataataaattttattaattatattaataatttgttatatgtttaaatataaataattaaatatgtatgtttaataatattgaaaagtataatattttatattaatatattaatatttttaaatatttttaaaataaaaataaaattattaataatataataatattaagcttaatttaagttaattttatataaaataaaattaccaactcttttcaagaaaatgacttgcgctttttaaaagggtaagtaattttacagaaaaatgacttattttacaTTGACATGTAAGTAATTTTTCGTTAACTAAACTATTTTCTCGtgaaataaacatat includes the following:
- the LOC105787973 gene encoding uncharacterized protein LOC105787973 isoform X1, with translation MEGNHNSTSKDYYKILEVDYDATDENIRLSYRKLALKWHPDKHKGDSAVTAKFQEINEAYNVLIDPDKRFEYDLTGIYEIDKYTLREYLARFKGMILTCNGLGISHTSTWTEQLTDRNEFAEEVLLHL
- the LOC105787973 gene encoding uncharacterized protein LOC105787973 isoform X2 — its product is MEGNHNSTSKDYYKILEVDYDATDENIRLSYRKLALKWHPDKHKGDSAVTAKFQEINEAYNVLIDPDKRFEYDLTGIYEIDKYTLREYLARFKGMILTCNGLGISHTST